Proteins from a single region of Apium graveolens cultivar Ventura chromosome 7, ASM990537v1, whole genome shotgun sequence:
- the LOC141670621 gene encoding F-box protein At1g61340-like, whose translation MELGKDQDLGFGYISLSRSWSFGRKRVFLSNNLEEVDSCFAATPNKKCCVEDSLMGSEKSLIEALPQDILIKILCGVEHDDLKRLFYVSKSIRAATVIAKQWHFAYNTPTKKLIFKNPVKFENSDDVYELEAPNAPKQSRISRSRLNGNKQGLLSRRLFMDKETEI comes from the exons ATGGAATTGGGTAAAGATCAAGACTTGGGTTTTGGATATATTAGTCTTTCAAGGTCATGGTCTTTTGGTAGAAAGAGAGTGTTTTTGTCTAATAATTTGGAGGAGGTGGATTCTTGTTTTGCTGCAACTCCCAACAAAAAGTGTTGTGTTGAAGATTCACTTATGGGGTCTGAGAAATCTTTGATTGAAGCCTTGCCTCAGGATATACTG ATTAAGATATTATGCGGTGTGGAACATGATGATTTGAAGAGGCTATTTTACGTATCGAAATCGATTAGAGCAGCG ACTGTGATTGCAAAACAATGGCATTTCGCGTATAATACTCCTACAAAGAAATTGATTTTTAAGAATCCCGTTAAGTTTGAGAATTCAGATGATGTTTATGAACTTGAAGCTCCAAATGCCCCGAAGCAATCAAGAATTTCTCGGTCTCGATTAAATGGCAACAAGCAAGGATTATTGTCCAGGAGATTGTTCATGGACAAGGAAACAGAGATATAA